One Cryptomeria japonica chromosome 9, Sugi_1.0, whole genome shotgun sequence genomic window carries:
- the LOC131071847 gene encoding protein PHR1-LIKE 3, protein MHQVKKPSMDSLSDRAIVLHEISHSVDTGLVLSTDPKPRLRWTAELHERFVEAVAKLGGPDKATPKSVMRVMGVKGLTLYHLKSHLQKYRLGKQPHKEINVDTNKDGAPRGGSVAAFGAATFRASEVQAGCNSVSTMLGTNMTDTLQITEALRMQMEVQRRLHEQLEVQRHLQLRIEAQGKYLQAILEKARETLAGHNMGSVGLEATRAELSELASKVKNECLNPAFSALAFTSLPEIPGLCPESLITHRQSQVADCSIYSCLTSNESSEKSPTENMHVGVRKRSRSAYENNMQFWQNQMTEDARLQELTAQETLSSPSSRTKSPNTKESFHERTVSDRILAEENGNSLSFDTKRPEQEMNGLLVDPPARKISVFSCNLSLQENSQGCDKGKLYTNQDKPHSENFNKFSKIAPELDLNSNGDTAISSKERGLDLNCYGWR, encoded by the exons ATGCATCAAGTCAAGAAGCCTAGCATGGACTCTCTGTCAGATAGAGCCATTGTCTTGCATGAAATTAGTCATTCTGTAGACACTGGGCTAGTTTTGTCAACAGACCCAAAGCCTCGCTTGAGATGGACTGCAGAGCTTCATGAAAGATTTGTTGAGGCTGTTGCTAAGCTTGGAGGTCCAGATA AAGCTACACCCAAGTCTGTGATGAGAGTCATGGGTGTCAAAGGCCTTACTCTTTATCACCTGAAGAGCCACCTTCAG AAATACAGACTAGGCAAGCAGCCTCACAAGGAGATTAATGTGGACACTAACAAGGATG GAGCTCCTCGTGGAGGATCTGTTGCAGCTTTTGGGGCAGCAACTTTTCGGGCTTCTGAAGTTCAAGCTGGATGCAACTCTGTGTCAACCATGCTAGGGACCAACATGACAGA CACCCTGCAGATCACAGAGGCACTGCGAATGCAGATGGAGGTACAGAGAAGGTTGCATGAACAATTGGAG GTGCAAAGACACTTGCAGCTTCGGATAGAAGCTCAGGGAAAGTACCTACAGGCAATCCTAGAGAAAGCGAGAGAAACTCTTGCAGGTCATAACATGGGATCAGTGGGATTGGAAGCTACCCGTGCAGAGCTTTCAGAATTGGCCTCAAAAGTAAAAAATGAATGCCTTAATCCTGCATTTTCTGCCTTGGCATTCACTTCTTTGCCTGAAATTCCAGGTTTATGTCCTGAATCATTAATTACACACCGTCAGTCCCAGGTTGCAGACTGTTCCATTTATAGCTGCCTCACATCAAATGAAAGTTCTGAGAAGAGCCCGACAGAGAACATGCATGTTGGTGTTAGAAAACGGTCAAGGTCTGCATATGAGAACAATATGCAGTTTTGGCAGAATCAAATGACAGAAGATGCAAGGCTGCAAGAACTGACAGCACAAGAGACTCTTTCATCTCCTTCCTCTAGGACAAAGAGTCCTAACACCAAAGAATCTTTTCATGAGAGAACTGTAAGTGACCGAATACTAGCAGAAGAAAATGGTAACAGCCTGTCTTTTGATACAAAAAGACCTGAGCAAGAAATGAATGGATTGCTTGTTGACCCCCCTGCAAGGAAAATATCAGTGTTTTCTTGTAATCTATCCTTGCAAGAGAATAGCCAGGGATGTGATAAGGGAAAACTTTATACAAATCAAGATAAACCCCACTCAGAGAACTTCAACAAATTCTCCAAGATAGCACCAGAGTTGGACCTAAATTCAAATGGTGACACTGCTATATCTTCTAAGGAAAGAGGGCTTGATTTGAATTGTTATGGGTGGAGATGA